The following are encoded together in the Thiobacillus sp. SCUT-2 genome:
- a CDS encoding Spy/CpxP family protein refolding chaperone, which translates to MKSNPSTLAKRAAAVGLLAVGGILAASAYAVSAERGGDTPRCEARHGPDARTAWTAKRSARLAALKEKLKLAPGQEAAWNAYVASTQPATHHHAVDRQAMRGQWEKLSTPERLDRMQAMADRRRAQLAERAAATRAFYAQLNAEQQHVFDAETLHLRARDHRFGHQMS; encoded by the coding sequence ATGAAATCGAATCCCAGCACCCTTGCGAAGCGCGCGGCGGCCGTCGGCCTGCTTGCCGTCGGCGGCATTCTGGCAGCGTCGGCCTACGCCGTGTCGGCGGAGCGCGGCGGCGACACGCCGCGCTGCGAAGCGCGGCATGGGCCCGACGCCCGCACCGCATGGACGGCCAAGCGAAGCGCCCGTCTCGCTGCGCTGAAGGAGAAGCTCAAGCTTGCACCCGGGCAGGAAGCGGCGTGGAATGCGTACGTCGCATCGACGCAGCCGGCCACGCACCACCACGCCGTCGACCGCCAGGCGATGCGCGGGCAATGGGAAAAGCTGAGCACGCCGGAACGGCTCGATCGCATGCAGGCGATGGCGGATCGCCGCCGCGCGCAGCTGGCGGAACGCGCGGCGGCGACCCGGGCCTTCTATGCGCAGCTGAATGCGGAGCAGCAGCACGTGTTCGACGCGGAAACGCTGCACCTGCGCGCACGTGACCATCGCTTCGGCCACCAGATGTCCTGA
- a CDS encoding DUF3857 domain-containing transglutaminase family protein — protein MLKRSVFVCAALLAASFRAGAAASGEPELDSRITHYYADYHLNADASHVETHDWTTKVLQTRAIEGAKSQRISYSAGIQKVEILHAYTLKANGRRIEVPKTNYQLEANSGRDKDAPVFSDIATLTVVFPEVGVGDSVALAYRLTQLQPMFPGQFSVMNAFPRQLAYDDVQVTIDAPVSLWAQYEARQMAEHRSEKDGRLRLQWSYSNKHAARSTRQDWSVYDVEQEPGFAYSTFRSYAEIAAAYGTRARPKAVVSDRVQKLADEIARGHETPREEARALYDWVATNISYAGNCIGVGAVVPHDLTFILDNRMGDCKDHATLLQALLAARGIESTQALVNAGALYRLPKIPVVASVNHVINYLPVLDMFADATSPSTPFGMLPASDIGKQALLVDHFREGLRTPVPPVGSNRQTMKTTVRIDADGKATGKIDVSLSGMFAASTRAALREMPKDRLDEVVEGVFRNMGYIGSGKARLDDPKALLDSYHYQVDFALKDLVQLPGPGAFRIFPLFSTEAPVQFYLAAATAPEDTVDTVCWSGISVEEYAYELPENMRILSIPDDMQLENDFLAYRAEYRLKGQTLTVKRTFEDRTPGNICPPQMSAAYKRFAIQAAKNVKAQVLYQ, from the coding sequence ATGCTGAAACGATCCGTGTTCGTGTGCGCGGCCTTGCTGGCCGCCAGTTTCCGCGCAGGGGCGGCCGCCAGCGGCGAACCCGAGCTGGACAGCCGCATCACCCACTATTACGCCGATTACCATCTCAACGCTGACGCGTCCCATGTGGAAACGCATGACTGGACGACGAAGGTGCTGCAGACTCGCGCGATCGAAGGCGCCAAGAGCCAGCGCATTTCCTACAGCGCCGGCATTCAGAAAGTCGAGATTCTTCACGCCTACACGCTGAAGGCGAACGGACGAAGGATCGAGGTGCCGAAAACGAATTATCAGCTCGAAGCGAACAGCGGCCGCGACAAGGACGCACCGGTTTTTTCTGACATCGCGACGCTCACGGTCGTGTTTCCGGAGGTGGGCGTGGGCGACTCGGTCGCGCTTGCTTACCGCCTGACCCAACTCCAGCCCATGTTCCCAGGGCAGTTCTCCGTGATGAACGCGTTCCCCAGGCAGCTTGCTTACGATGACGTCCAGGTCACGATCGACGCACCCGTCTCGCTGTGGGCACAGTACGAGGCGCGCCAGATGGCGGAGCACCGTAGCGAGAAGGATGGGCGTCTGAGGCTGCAATGGTCGTATTCGAACAAGCACGCTGCGCGCAGCACGCGCCAGGACTGGTCCGTGTATGACGTCGAGCAGGAGCCGGGCTTCGCCTATTCGACGTTCCGGTCATACGCGGAGATCGCTGCGGCCTACGGGACGCGGGCGCGCCCGAAGGCCGTCGTCAGCGATCGGGTGCAGAAGCTTGCCGACGAGATTGCACGGGGACACGAGACGCCCCGCGAAGAGGCGAGGGCGCTGTACGACTGGGTGGCGACGAACATTTCCTATGCCGGCAACTGCATCGGCGTCGGCGCTGTGGTGCCGCACGATCTCACGTTCATCCTCGACAATCGGATGGGCGACTGCAAGGATCACGCGACCTTGCTGCAGGCGCTGCTTGCCGCAAGGGGGATCGAGAGCACGCAGGCCCTCGTCAATGCGGGTGCGCTCTATCGCCTGCCCAAGATTCCGGTCGTGGCGAGCGTCAATCATGTGATCAATTACCTGCCGGTGCTCGACATGTTTGCGGATGCCACGTCGCCGAGCACACCCTTCGGCATGCTTCCCGCGTCGGACATCGGCAAGCAGGCACTGCTGGTGGACCATTTCAGGGAGGGCTTGCGCACGCCTGTTCCGCCGGTCGGAAGCAACCGGCAAACCATGAAGACCACGGTCCGGATCGATGCTGACGGCAAGGCCACGGGGAAAATCGACGTGAGCCTGAGCGGGATGTTTGCCGCCAGCACGCGTGCTGCACTGCGCGAGATGCCCAAGGATCGTTTGGATGAGGTCGTCGAAGGAGTGTTCCGCAACATGGGCTACATCGGCAGTGGCAAGGCCCGCCTCGACGACCCCAAGGCGTTGCTCGACAGCTACCACTACCAGGTCGATTTCGCGCTGAAGGATCTGGTGCAGCTGCCGGGCCCCGGTGCGTTCCGCATATTTCCGCTTTTCAGCACCGAGGCCCCCGTCCAGTTCTACCTGGCGGCGGCGACCGCACCGGAGGATACGGTCGATACGGTTTGCTGGAGCGGTATCTCGGTCGAGGAATATGCCTACGAACTGCCGGAGAACATGCGGATCCTGTCGATTCCGGACGACATGCAGCTTGAAAACGATTTTCTGGCGTACCGGGCCGAGTACCGCCTGAAGGGGCAGACGCTGACGGTGAAGCGGACCTTTGAAGACCGCACCCCCGGCAACATCTGCCCGCCGCAGATGTCGGCAGCCTACAAGCGCTTCGCGATTCAGGCCGCGAAGAACGTCAAGGCACAGGTGCTGTACCAATAG
- a CDS encoding DUF2238 domain-containing protein — protein MTRYHAFLLLLFIAVWTWAAISPLFPHDWLLENYLVFIFVPLILLSGRYFRLSNLSYTLLTTFMLMHVVGSHYTYAAVPFGYTLQHWFGAARNLYDRLVHFSFGLLLAYPLREMFMRVAKVRGVWAYWFPFELVVAFSGAYEIIEWLVASRVDPAAGLAFLGAQGDVWDAQKDMALATVGAAISLVVVALINWRWDPAFGSELRASLRIEPDDEPLGEQALRAMLAKRRVRKE, from the coding sequence ATGACGCGTTACCACGCCTTCCTGCTGCTGCTGTTCATCGCAGTCTGGACCTGGGCGGCGATTTCGCCGCTGTTCCCGCACGACTGGCTGCTGGAAAACTACCTGGTCTTCATCTTCGTGCCGCTGATCCTGCTGAGCGGACGCTATTTCCGCTTGTCCAATCTGTCCTACACGTTGCTGACAACGTTCATGCTGATGCACGTGGTGGGCTCCCATTACACCTACGCCGCGGTTCCGTTCGGCTACACCCTGCAGCACTGGTTCGGCGCCGCGCGCAACCTGTACGACCGGCTGGTGCACTTCAGCTTCGGCCTTCTGCTGGCGTATCCGCTGCGCGAGATGTTCATGCGCGTGGCGAAGGTGCGGGGCGTGTGGGCGTACTGGTTTCCGTTCGAGCTCGTGGTGGCCTTCTCGGGCGCCTACGAGATCATCGAATGGCTGGTGGCGTCCCGCGTCGACCCGGCGGCGGGCCTGGCGTTCCTGGGGGCGCAGGGCGATGTGTGGGACGCGCAGAAGGACATGGCGCTGGCGACGGTCGGCGCGGCCATCAGCCTTGTCGTCGTCGCGCTGATCAACTGGCGCTGGGATCCGGCGTTCGGCAGCGAACTGCGCGCCAGTCTCAGGATCGAGCCCGACGACGAGCCGCTCGGCGAGCAGGCCTTGCGGGCAATGCTCGCAAAGCGGCGCGTACGGAAGGAATAG
- a CDS encoding DsrE family protein yields MNVIRIACAALCLFGLAGAASAQELEPSLSTRTLVTVDPHAHYKVVYDIHSADVAAGISKGLFYARGLIEAYRKQGVAPKQLDIHLVMHGEAAQYLLIDSTYRDVVDDPFAVNLNAKIVQDLLGLGVSVEICHSVMKSKGWTADDVLPGVTIVHDGYTRLVKLQNDGYAYIGGF; encoded by the coding sequence ATGAATGTCATCCGCATCGCCTGCGCGGCGCTGTGCCTGTTCGGGCTGGCGGGCGCTGCGTCCGCGCAGGAGCTTGAACCCTCGTTGTCGACCCGCACGCTGGTGACGGTCGACCCGCATGCGCACTACAAGGTCGTGTACGACATCCATTCGGCCGACGTCGCGGCGGGCATCAGCAAGGGGCTGTTCTACGCACGCGGGCTGATCGAGGCATATCGCAAGCAGGGCGTCGCGCCGAAGCAGCTCGACATCCATCTCGTGATGCACGGCGAGGCGGCGCAGTACCTGCTCATCGACAGCACCTACCGCGACGTCGTCGACGATCCCTTCGCGGTCAACCTGAACGCGAAGATCGTGCAGGATCTGCTGGGGCTCGGCGTGAGCGTCGAGATCTGCCACAGCGTCATGAAATCGAAGGGCTGGACCGCCGACGACGTGCTGCCGGGCGTGACCATCGTGCACGACGGCTACACGCGCCTGGTCAAGCTGCAGAACGACGGCTACGCGTATATCGGCGGGTTCTGA